Proteins encoded by one window of Esox lucius isolate fEsoLuc1 chromosome 4, fEsoLuc1.pri, whole genome shotgun sequence:
- the LOC105027008 gene encoding uncharacterized protein LOC105027008 isoform X1, with protein MRTATKKKILNENPNNIEIMKKSLKPVIEKKRRDRMNISLSELRNLLLNYTSDSRLRNSKLEKAAILDLTVEFLQEMTEKRSMSKDCSCQDVCYPGEMEQCIRSEVSMADARSPPASAYSWPPHPVICTAGFQHRVPHLGNLTASSVPLEREGLTRGLKSYINNQEDPATNNSMGMCPSNCNQTPSTGERRCSSSPTTDFALRSGMKETVHWADGEPVRVGCGNPYTLKALFCKCKSTFSATLRSSSQPDGLSYNSPPEYHSPPLPPCMAGSLALTTPPSIPSFPCHFSPSLSPLPIEPFCSGSLSLHYIPPVSFSPPLPLLTPPLHPSPLLTCPWSSVPATRRELFASSRHWRPW; from the exons ATGAGAACAGCTACAAAGAAGAAAATTCTAAATGAAAACCCAAATAACATCGAAATTATGAAAAAG AGCTTAAAACCTGTAATTGAGAAGAAAAGACGAGACAGAATGAACATAAGTCTCAGCGAGTTGAGGAATTTGTTGCTGAACTACACATCAGATTCG CGTTTGCGGAACTCCAAACTGGAGAAAGCCGCGATCTTAGACCTGACTGTAGAATTTCTTCAAGAAATGACAGAAAAACGAAGCATGAGCAAAG ATTGTTCATGTCAGGATGTGTGTTATCCAGGGGAGATGGAGCAGTGTATTCGGAGTGAGGTGTCCATGGCAGATGCCCGCAGCCCCCCAGCATCAGCCTATTCCTGGCCTCCTCACCCTGTCATCTGCACCGCAGGCTTCCAGCATCGTGTTCCTCACCTGGGCAACCTTACGGCCAGCAGTGTCCCACTGGAGAGAGAGGGCCTCACCAGAGGGCTGAAGAGCTACATAAACAACCAGGAAGATCCAGCAACCAACAACAGTATGGGCATGTGTCCGTCCAACTGCAACCAAACCCCTAGCACCGGTGAGCGGCGGTGCTCTTCCTCCCCAACAACAGACTTCGCTCTGAGGTCGGGTATGAAGGAGACTGTTCATTGGGCAGACGGGGAGCCTGTGAGAGTGGGATGTGGTAATCCCTACACACTGAAGGCTCTTTTTTGCAAATGCAAATCCACTTTTTCCGCCACGCTCCGTTCTTCCAGCCAACCCGATGGCCTCTCATACAATTCCCCCCCGGAGTACCATTCCCCACCCCTTCCCCCCTGCATGGCTGGTTCTTTGGCTCTCACCACCCCTCCCAGCATTCCCTCTTTTCCCTGTCACTTCTCTCCTAGCTTGTCACCTCTACCCATCGAACCCTTCTGCTCTGGGTCCTTGTCGCTGCATTATATCCCTCCTGTTAGCTTttcacctcccctccctctcttgacACCCCCTCtacacccctcccccctcctgaCCTGTCCCTGGTCCTCTGTGCCTGCCACAAGGCGAGAGTTATTTGCCAGCTCCAGACACTGGAGACCCTGGTAG
- the LOC105027008 gene encoding uncharacterized protein LOC105027008 isoform X2 translates to MRTATKKKILNENPNNIEIMKKSLKPVIEKKRRDRMNISLSELRNLLLNYTSDSRLRNSKLEKAAILDLTVEFLQEMTEKRSMSKGEMEQCIRSEVSMADARSPPASAYSWPPHPVICTAGFQHRVPHLGNLTASSVPLEREGLTRGLKSYINNQEDPATNNSMGMCPSNCNQTPSTGERRCSSSPTTDFALRSGMKETVHWADGEPVRVGCGNPYTLKALFCKCKSTFSATLRSSSQPDGLSYNSPPEYHSPPLPPCMAGSLALTTPPSIPSFPCHFSPSLSPLPIEPFCSGSLSLHYIPPVSFSPPLPLLTPPLHPSPLLTCPWSSVPATRRELFASSRHWRPW, encoded by the exons ATGAGAACAGCTACAAAGAAGAAAATTCTAAATGAAAACCCAAATAACATCGAAATTATGAAAAAG AGCTTAAAACCTGTAATTGAGAAGAAAAGACGAGACAGAATGAACATAAGTCTCAGCGAGTTGAGGAATTTGTTGCTGAACTACACATCAGATTCG CGTTTGCGGAACTCCAAACTGGAGAAAGCCGCGATCTTAGACCTGACTGTAGAATTTCTTCAAGAAATGACAGAAAAACGAAGCATGAGCAAAG GGGAGATGGAGCAGTGTATTCGGAGTGAGGTGTCCATGGCAGATGCCCGCAGCCCCCCAGCATCAGCCTATTCCTGGCCTCCTCACCCTGTCATCTGCACCGCAGGCTTCCAGCATCGTGTTCCTCACCTGGGCAACCTTACGGCCAGCAGTGTCCCACTGGAGAGAGAGGGCCTCACCAGAGGGCTGAAGAGCTACATAAACAACCAGGAAGATCCAGCAACCAACAACAGTATGGGCATGTGTCCGTCCAACTGCAACCAAACCCCTAGCACCGGTGAGCGGCGGTGCTCTTCCTCCCCAACAACAGACTTCGCTCTGAGGTCGGGTATGAAGGAGACTGTTCATTGGGCAGACGGGGAGCCTGTGAGAGTGGGATGTGGTAATCCCTACACACTGAAGGCTCTTTTTTGCAAATGCAAATCCACTTTTTCCGCCACGCTCCGTTCTTCCAGCCAACCCGATGGCCTCTCATACAATTCCCCCCCGGAGTACCATTCCCCACCCCTTCCCCCCTGCATGGCTGGTTCTTTGGCTCTCACCACCCCTCCCAGCATTCCCTCTTTTCCCTGTCACTTCTCTCCTAGCTTGTCACCTCTACCCATCGAACCCTTCTGCTCTGGGTCCTTGTCGCTGCATTATATCCCTCCTGTTAGCTTttcacctcccctccctctcttgacACCCCCTCtacacccctcccccctcctgaCCTGTCCCTGGTCCTCTGTGCCTGCCACAAGGCGAGAGTTATTTGCCAGCTCCAGACACTGGAGACCCTGGTAG